In a genomic window of Larus michahellis chromosome 3, bLarMic1.1, whole genome shotgun sequence:
- the POLR1C gene encoding DNA-directed RNA polymerases I and III subunit RPAC1 isoform X2, with amino-acid sequence MAAKRRTDEMRERVVLGEFGVRNVHTTDFPGNYPGYEDAWDQLRFEEAFRVDVIREEEGALEFDMVGIDAAIANAFRRILLAEVPTMAVEKVFVYNNTSIVQDEILAHRLGLIPIRADPRLFEYRNQGDEEGTEIDTLQFQLKIKCSRNPQAAKESSDPNELYFNHKVYSKHMTWVPLGNQTDLFPDADFRPVHDDILIALLRPGQEIDVLMHCVKGIGKDHAKFSPVATASYRLLPDITLLQPVEDEAAEMLQKCFSPGVIEIENVKGKKVARVANARLDTFSREVFRHEGLKNLVRLARVRNHFIFSVESTGILPPDVLVSEAIKILMGKCQRFLNELDSVPME; translated from the exons atggcggccAAGCGGCGTACCGACGAGATGCGGGAGCGCGTGGTGCTGGGCGAGTTCGGCGTCCGCAAC GTCCACACCACCGACTTCCCCGGCAACTATCCCGGCTACGAGGACGCCTGGGACCAGCTGCGCTTCGAGGAG GCGTTCCGCGTGGACGTGATCCGCGAGGAGGAGGGGGCGCTGGAGTTCGACATGGTGGGCATCGACGCCGCCATCGCCAACGCCTTCCGCCGCATCCTGCTGGCCGAG GTGCCAACGATGGCTGTAGAGAAGGTCTTTGTGTACAACAACACGTCCATTGTGCAGGATGAAATTCTGGCTCATCGCTTGGGCCTCATCCCAATCCGAGCTGACCCTCGACTCTTCGAATATAGAAACCAAG gaGATGAGGAAGGCACAGAAATTGATACTCTGCAGttccagctgaaaataaaatgcagccgAAACCCTCAGGCAGCCAAGGAATCATCTGATCCTAATGAACTATATTTCAATCACAAAG TGTACAGTAAACATATGACGTGGGTGCCCTTGGGGAATCAGACAGACCTCTTCCCAGATGCTGACTTCCGACCTGTTCACGATGACATCCTCATCGCGCTGTTGCGACCTGGCCAGGAAATAGATGTGCTTATGCACTGTGTCAAGGGTATAG GTAAAGATCATGCCAAGTTCTCTCCTGTGGCCACGGCTAGTTATCGACTGCTTCCTGACATTACTCTCCTGCAGCCTGTTGAGGATGAGGCAGCTGAGATGTTGCAGAAGTGCTTTTCCCCTGGAGTCATTGAGATCGAGAACGTCAAGG GAAAAAAGGTGGCAAGAGTAGCCAATGCACGGTTGGACACGTTCAGCAGAGAAGTTTTCCGTCACGAGGGTCTGAAGAACCTCGTGCGCCTGGCAAGAGTGCGAAACCATTTCATCT TTTCAGTGGAATCGACGGGTATCTTGCCTCCGGATGTGCTGGTGAGTGAAGCCATCAAGATCCTGATGGGAAAGTGTCAGCGCTTCCTGAATGAGCTGGACTCTGTGCCTATGGAGTGA
- the POLR1C gene encoding DNA-directed RNA polymerases I and III subunit RPAC1 isoform X1, whose protein sequence is MAAKRRTDEMRERVVLGEFGVRNVHTTDFPGNYPGYEDAWDQLRFEEVPTMAVEKVFVYNNTSIVQDEILAHRLGLIPIRADPRLFEYRNQGDEEGTEIDTLQFQLKIKCSRNPQAAKESSDPNELYFNHKVYSKHMTWVPLGNQTDLFPDADFRPVHDDILIALLRPGQEIDVLMHCVKGIGKDHAKFSPVATASYRLLPDITLLQPVEDEAAEMLQKCFSPGVIEIENVKGKKVARVANARLDTFSREVFRHEGLKNLVRLARVRNHFIFSVESTGILPPDVLVSEAIKILMGKCQRFLNELDSVPME, encoded by the exons atggcggccAAGCGGCGTACCGACGAGATGCGGGAGCGCGTGGTGCTGGGCGAGTTCGGCGTCCGCAAC GTCCACACCACCGACTTCCCCGGCAACTATCCCGGCTACGAGGACGCCTGGGACCAGCTGCGCTTCGAGGAG GTGCCAACGATGGCTGTAGAGAAGGTCTTTGTGTACAACAACACGTCCATTGTGCAGGATGAAATTCTGGCTCATCGCTTGGGCCTCATCCCAATCCGAGCTGACCCTCGACTCTTCGAATATAGAAACCAAG gaGATGAGGAAGGCACAGAAATTGATACTCTGCAGttccagctgaaaataaaatgcagccgAAACCCTCAGGCAGCCAAGGAATCATCTGATCCTAATGAACTATATTTCAATCACAAAG TGTACAGTAAACATATGACGTGGGTGCCCTTGGGGAATCAGACAGACCTCTTCCCAGATGCTGACTTCCGACCTGTTCACGATGACATCCTCATCGCGCTGTTGCGACCTGGCCAGGAAATAGATGTGCTTATGCACTGTGTCAAGGGTATAG GTAAAGATCATGCCAAGTTCTCTCCTGTGGCCACGGCTAGTTATCGACTGCTTCCTGACATTACTCTCCTGCAGCCTGTTGAGGATGAGGCAGCTGAGATGTTGCAGAAGTGCTTTTCCCCTGGAGTCATTGAGATCGAGAACGTCAAGG GAAAAAAGGTGGCAAGAGTAGCCAATGCACGGTTGGACACGTTCAGCAGAGAAGTTTTCCGTCACGAGGGTCTGAAGAACCTCGTGCGCCTGGCAAGAGTGCGAAACCATTTCATCT TTTCAGTGGAATCGACGGGTATCTTGCCTCCGGATGTGCTGGTGAGTGAAGCCATCAAGATCCTGATGGGAAAGTGTCAGCGCTTCCTGAATGAGCTGGACTCTGTGCCTATGGAGTGA